The sequence below is a genomic window from Amphiprion ocellaris isolate individual 3 ecotype Okinawa chromosome 16, ASM2253959v1, whole genome shotgun sequence.
CTGGGTCCAGCTAACGTTGTCCTGCAGCCTGACTGAAgataacagcagcaacaactcaTGTAAACCTCACGTTGCCTAGCAGAGTTTAAAGTTACGGCGTGATTACATCTTATCAGTCAGGTTGATAGCAGATGGTTGCCACAAACCTGTGGAAAGATGTTTTCTTAAAGGACAGTTACACCTTAGTATGATTCAAGTAGCTGGTTATGTCAGTTCTTTAGTTAGAGACACCTTGTAGAGATGAGTCATCTAAAGATACAATAAAAAAAGCCATAGATTATAACACTTTAATACAACAGTAATAACAAAATTGTGCTCATAGGGAACCCAGGGCATCCTTTGCTTTCTTGGGTTTCTATGTATACTTTTTTAGGGTCATAACTTTGGTTAGTCAGGTAATATCCATCATTAATTATACTGTAGAATGTTAGCTTTAATAATCAAATTTGCTGAATTAATCTCCATATTTGGCAATACTATATGATCTTAGACTATTACTCATTTTAGTTTGGTGACGTTgtcttttatataatttttgtaGGATTTTAATCCTTCAAGACTACATTACTTAGGTAAAGTTACACCATAAACATAACATCTAACATTTTAACCTTGGTATTTGTTTGGTTGATTTGTAATGCTAATCTTGGTCCTCAGCTGGAAAGCACTTAAACGCAATGGCTGTTCTTTAAATGAATGTGTCCTATAGAAGTAACAGTGACTTGGCCTAACCATTTTActtgaacagtttttttaattCCCAGTCAGAATCTCTATAATCAGTTACAGTGAATTATAAAATAATGTGTTAAATAATGCTACCATCATCCCACTGAGTGACTCACTAATATGGAGACAATAGACCAACATCAAAATGTGTCACTGACTGAGATCATCAGGTTCTGTCTAGCAGGAGCTATATTTATAGATATTGTGCAAAACCATATAGTATAATTTGATTTCTGTTTAGTCTGTATTTTATGGTATTACTTATAAATCACATGTTGGTGCAAATGACTGCCATCAAAGTTGGCTGGAATCATTAGCTGGATTAATATCAGTGCTCTCTTTGCTCTGATATGAGTCATGGTTAGGTTCTGGGAAAGATACCAATGCTGttctgttagttttttttttcttttttcagatgACTCACCAGTGGCTTGGACATCTGTGATTTGATAGAAGATGAGGCTTGCTCAGTTTGTCAGACTTGTCATTGCTCGTAAAGATTGGTACCATAGTCACATAAACCACAGCAACATGGACAACAAACCATAGTGAACTGTGACTGTTGCTTTTTGCACATCACGCTTGTTAACATtacataaattacattttagtttGTATTGAATGGATTTTAGTTAATAACCAGTGCTGACAATGTCACTGGGCGAGCAGTCTCAAAAGTGGTTTCCAACCCATGTCCAAGCCACTGTTCTTCAAGCAACTGGTTTACAGCCCAAGGGCAAAAATGGCACCAATGATGCCTACACTATCATCCAGCTGGGCAAGGAAAAGTATTCAACATCAGTGGCAGAGAAGACACTTAACCCTGTCTGGAGGGAAGAAGCCTCCTTTGAATTACCTGGACTACTTTTGGAGGGCAACCCAGAAGTATACGAACTCTGCCTTATAGTGACGCATCGGTCCTTGGTTGGGATGGACAAGTTCCTGGGTCAGAGGTCCATCAACCTTAACGAAATATTTGATaacaaggagagaaagaaaactgAGTAAGTAACAGTATCAATCATGCCCTAGATGTCACAACAAGCCCTTATTTACGATTTGTAATAGACCTGCATTGGTTTACCTTTCTGGTATAGGCACTGGCTACTTTTACTCTGCTGGTGTAGatttcaaactgaattaaatCGTTTGATGCATGTAAACTCCTTAAAATAGGCTGACCACCAATAGCCTtaacaatagaaaataaattattgtttaCTGCAATATTATTCCCATTAGTTTTTGCCCTGTTTTATTTATGACAAATGTTTTGGGAAAATATGCCTCTTTTGATTTATCAAGGAAgcataagtaaaaaaaaaaaaagcagaggctgtttttatccatttgttATGTAAGCAGTTACTGCAAGGCCATTATTTTACAATACTTCACCAATTGAACTACTGTTGCGCTACGTTGTAAAGCCACATTAAGATCCTTTTGAGAAAATACCTGAGACAATTTTCTGATTCATACATAGATGGTGGAACCCTTGGtgcagaaattttttttaaaagtccaaGGAGCAGTCTCATTAGTttagaataattaaaaattGGACTGCTGTTATTGCCTATCACTAAATTGATGAGTTGTCTAGTTTGAATTTTGATGTAGTGCATTTCATAGTGTGAGTGATTAGCATCACATGTACAGTGTTTAAGCTCTTTTGTATGTGATCCTTGTATCTTGTTGGTAGAGGACCAGACTAAAGAGAGGAAGTGGGAAATATTAGCAAAACTATTCCAGTCGTAAGTGGATTATTACAGCATGCGCTAAATCAGTTGTTATTTGTCACATTTGccacacattttatttccatattAGGCTACACCAGTGTGCTGTGTTTTGCGTTTTATATTCTGCACTCTGTTTTCAATTAAGTTCGTGACCTAACTCCTTTACATCACATGATTTAAATACCATTGCGTTGTCCTTTATTCTCCTCATGCACTTGTTTTCgaaatacattttattagttaGATCTTTTATGGTTTAAGAAGCAGAAATTTAATTGTTTGTAGCCCAGTATAGGTAAACTGGTCTCACAGAAAGACaagatttttttctgccttgGTCTTAAACTATTTAACACATCTGTCTCAGATGAGGTCGTACATTTGTGCTTAGTTAGTGACTACATATTGGTGAAACTTGAATATTTTCCATCTTGCTCACACTCTATTGTTTGAGGCTTAGCAATGAATTGGCCTACATTGTTGAGAGATTATTTTTAGCTTAATTACTTACACGGTGAGCACAAGTTGGCCTAATTGAAACTAGTGGAGCTGGCCAAACATGTTCTTTTAACCACTCCTAAACTGGTAGTTTTTCTAAAGTGTGACTAGAATATCTTTTTGTCTTTACAGCCAAAAGGATACAGGTTtgagttttgactttttttagtGTGAAATTTAGTTGTTCTCCTCATATTTTCATCTTAGTATGGGTGCCttcatcagcaaaaaaaaaaaaaaaaaaaaaaaagtgtatatatatatatatatatatatatatatatatatatatatatatatatatatatatatatatatatatatatatatatatatataatatattaagATATATATATTAAGAAATATATGTCTGTTCGACTTGTATGGGTCAACACCCCAATTTTAGCCAAACATAATACTGCCTCTTTAAGCTATGATGATACATATAGTGGattaacttatttttcatttactcattattttctctctgctcAAGTCTTATATACAGTAATTTCACAGGGGGTAAAGAGCTGACATAAGTCACCTGTTTATGAAAGGCCTGACtcagacatatatatatatatatatatatatatatatatatatatatatatatatatatatatatatatatatatagcaagTAGGGGAAATAGAAACTCCAGATTCTAAATGGCCTGTACGTGTGATGGTGTTGGACAATAGTGGGTGTCTGTCTGAGTCAGGTCTTTCATAAACAGGTGACTTATGTCAGCTCTTTACCCCCTGTGAAATTACTGTATATAAGACTTgagcagagagaaaataatgagtaaatgaaaaataagttaatCCACTATATGTATCATCATAGCTTAAAGAGGCAGTATTATGTTTGGCTAAAATTGGGGTGTTGACCCATACAAGTCGAACAGACATATATTTCTTAACTCAACATTAAGCAAACAGGAACTGAATAACCAAATTGAATCTGGTGTTAATTAGCTCACTGCACATTTCAGAATGGAAAGACATTAGCACACTTCCTCTTTGCCCATCAGTTGGGAGAATCACAATATGTTATAATCAGTGTGGatgggttttatttatttaggtgCCTGAACCAATGCACCTCGAGGCTGTGCACTTTTTCAGCAGAGGTCCTGTAATGGATATGCTCATGTTGCTTGTTGGCCTAATCCCACACTGCAGCCATACTTGACAATGATGCCGGGACCCTCGATACTATATCCACACTCCACAGTGGGTCTGTGTTCACCACGGCCCATCCGCAATGTTTTTGAACTGACATATTGGGTAGGAAAGCCCGTCTTGATATCTGAGTAGGCAGCCCATAATTATCGCACACCTGTGTTTGTTGATTGTGAGGAGTTTCCCAGCGGTCTGGGCCTGAGTGGGAGGATTGTGGTTCCAAGCACAGGGAGGTTTATCTTGGCCTTGAGACACACGTGAGGTGCAGCCTCGGCCCCACGGCAGCGGCATGCTGTGGCTGCTGATCAGTCTGAGTGCGGCGCACAGCCTGGGAATTGGACCCAACAAGGCCTTTCATGACTGAGCTCCTGGGCCATGAGCTAGACAGTTTAGAATAGCGTTCAACAGCTGCggtttttaaaaagccaataCCAACACTTTTGTTGGATTGAACTGACAACTGATATTTCATGCTGGACTTTTAGGAATACGACAAATCTTCAATTAAATCCAAGAGGAAATATCTGTAATGGgcctaaaataaatacagttatgCAAATATGTTTTCACTTCAAGGCTTCTCCattaggaaaaaataaaaaaaatagattgaaTTAAACCACACCAGGATGGAGgtggatggaaaaaaaactgataatacacccatagtgtttttcatattAATGTAGTAATTTCAGACAAAATGCATTGATAAATGCTTGTTTCATCCTGATGCTCGTTTCCTAATAGACACTGTCACAAGCCCTATAACACAGAGGATATGTCTCATTAGCATGTATGAACTGTTGTGTCACCCTGCGATGTGGCTTTCCAGTTTCCCAATTGCTTGTCGTTGCATTTCTGAACAAAGGCCAGATTTGTGCAAATGCCACTTTATTTCGCTCAGAGCGAAGGCATAAATCCCATTACTTCCAGTTGAAAAAGCAGAGAGGTTAAACAAATAGAAGCCCAAATGCAGCCTGTAATGGTCTATATTATTCTGCAGCAGGCTATTTCTTATGTTCAGTTTGCAAAGAATAATGTTTATCCCCCTGAATGATAAATTGTATTCTCACTTGTGTCAAAAAAGTTCAAACGATTTAAGCCTCAGCATTTGTGTGTAGCTTTTGGATTAGTCTGTTCAAATTAGCCTTTTCAGTGGTGTCCATAAAGAAGCAGTTAGAACACATTAGAAAGAATATGGgctattttttccatttgtcacaTTGTTTGATCGTGCAGGGACTTTTACTACATTCTGACTTTGTATACCTGTCTTCCTGAATTATGTGTAATAAACTCAAAGGATTTTTATAAATCCTGCTCTTTTTATATAATTTGTCTCATTGAATTTGCTCAGCCTAAGCTTCCTACACTCTCATTTTAGCTGGTATTCCTTGGAGTCTAAGccagggaagaagaagaaagaacgAGGTCGCATCCAAGTCAGCATTCAGTTCATGAGGAACAACATGACTGCCAGCATGTTTGACCTCTCCATGAAGGAAAAGCCCCGCTCACCTTTTTCCAAACTTAAAGACAAAATGAAGGGTCGCAAGCATGAGAGCGGCTTTGGTGACACATCTTCAGCCATCTTGCCTCGCTCCGCTGTGTGTGACTCGGAGCCCAGCCATCCATCCTTTGCACCAGAACCACAACCTCAGCCTGAAGCAAAGGTCAAGAGGCCACTACTTGCTGGGGCCCATAAACTCTCTGCAGCCCATTCCATGTCAGATCTCATTGGGACACACTTTCGACCCAAACTGGACTCCATGAACTCCATAGACGAGAGCGGTGAGCACCAAAGATTCTATTTTCCAGGTTTATACTTGTCAGTTATATAGGTTACATTTTCAAAGGAGTGAACTTTGTTTGCTGCTTGGCACATGTCTGAATTGTATTGAGATAGTTTTTAAATAGATCCAGTGATGTTTCTTCACGAAGTCAAGCCACTGATGACCAGTGAGTCATTAGCAGTGTTTCCATTCTGGacttttatgtgcattttaaagtttacaaaagTTCAAATTTCCTCAAAAAACGTCCTTAATTTCACAAAGGCTTTTTTATGCTGGCTTGTGGtagttttagactttttttttaagatgcTTGATGACGTTCATAGGTGATGCACCCACCTTTTCCAAATAAGTTTTGACATAGCAAACATGTAACTtacatgactgatcagctgttgctgtttcttttgttttctttgctttcagGCAGCATGAAACATGGCCAgtaccagctgacatgaaagaatattTGCAACTTGCCCAATTGAAAACAATTTCTAAAGAATTCTCTCAATTTTTCTCTCGTCAATTGTTAAAGTTTTATTCGATCCCTCTTCTTTCAGAATTTAGAGCAGTTGACAAACAGCCAATTTTGTTTCCAGATCGGTCTACTCTTCACCGCCACCTTCTGAGGGAACTATAATCTTAGTTCAATCATTCAAGAACAATTCATATAAACAAgcctcattttcattttctttttttccaattttatgGTACATATTGAAAGTGTGCTTCAAATTCTCTTGACAATTATTTAGAAATACAGCTATTATTACGTTCTGATATGCTTGTTTTTAAGAATGGAGGACAGAAGTACCAGTTGAAGTGTAGTGTATAAAAAATGTTTAGCAAGGATGAAAGGCCTCCTTTCTtgtacattttaatgacagtccACGTTTAGAATCATACTGTTATGCATTGTGTTACGGAGTCTCTTAACACAGTGTTATAGTTGTTTACGTGCTCTAAgtatcttcttctttttggctTATGACTGTCTCAACACAGACACAGGATGCTGTCACATTTTCTAGTGGCCATCAGGAGATGTTGAAAGAAGTTACAGAGCTTAAGGAGtatttaaagatatttacagTCTTAGGTATATAAACCTCAACTCAAATTGAGGGTGATTTAAGCCATTTATATCAGTCTTTGGCCTTTATTCATTTATGTTTATATCCTATATAAAACTGACCTGGTGAGTGACCTGATAGCCAAGTGGTTAGGACCCATACCACATTTAAGCAGTGAGTCCCCAGTCCCCAAGTTAATGTTGCTCTAACTAATAAACGAATTCCCttgtaaaatgtaatttgttacattaaaaaacaagttcaataatgataataaaaatgcagtttcactTTTGCTGATATAATtaaagtttttgtgtttgaagtgTAAATGCTACTAGCTGCCACTTGTGCTGTTCTGCATCATGTAGCAGCTGAAAAAGAGAAGGTGGTAAGAATGGTGTGAACTGAACTGGCTATCTTCTCACCTCAAAATATTTATGTGATGTCAGTTGCTGATTATCAGTCGTGTTTGACATTACAGAGAGGTCATTTGTGCTAAAACTGtaacatttcatgttttttttgagATCAGaattatgtgattttattttttttttccagtgactCATCTGTCAAAGTACGATTATTATATGAATTTTTAGAGACTAATCACTCATCAGAGGCAGGTTCCTTATAATGATTTTGAAAAGTTTCTCTGTGATATTTAGATTGCAGGAAGGAGATTGTATCCAAACCACTGAAGGTAGGAATGCAGATGCAGATTTTGCAGGACAAATTTGACAAACTGTCCTAATTCACTGCTAATGAGTGATTAGTATGCTGCAAGACCAGCCTGGAAATAGCATAaatgatttttgcatttttttaatgtctatAAAACTCTTCAAAAGTGTTAAGGATTTGATTGCTTTGATTTGACACTGTCAGTGATTGGGCAGCTGATAATCCTTAAATCTTTTGCAGATTGCCACATGAAATGAAACGAAACAAAATAGAAACCAATCacatgttttgccttttttgaaaatgtaattggTTCTCACCATAGTGTTTATCATAACAACGTCATAGGTTGATGTAATGTTTTTGGTTTCTCCTCCAGGAAGTACAGGTGGCCCTCACAGGCGTTCCCAGAGCGAGGTGCCAGGCTACCAGGACGGCGAAGCACACAGTGACCCTTTCACTGATATCAGTGACACCCTGCCACAGAAGTATGCCACGCTCCCACGCAACCGCAACCCATTTGAGGGGGAGCACGGGCAGCTGTGGGACCGGGCAGAGCggaaggagaaaaaggagaaggtCAGCCTACTGGAACGCGTGACGGGAAAGAAGGAAGGCCGCAAGACCAGCAATGGAGGGCGTTTGGGGAGTTCTGGAGACCTGCGTTCCCCCAATCCTTTTAGTGGAGACTCACAAGCAGACACTAATCCATTCAGCTCCAACTACAAAGTCAGGTAgtcctctttttgttgtttttttggagaTCTTGCCTTCAATCAGTTTCTTGTCTGaggttgtttgttttcttataaACAGTCAATTGATTAGTCATATGACTTACGAAGCATCTTGGATACCCAGTATTTACGACAACACTTCAAAATTTTCTTTCCCAGTCACATCATTAGTACTCTTTGTGGTCACATACATTtacaagagaaacaaaaaaagctgtaaaTTCAAAGTATATCACTGCCATCTTTTCAGAATATTCTGTGAAAAGGTTgatatacttttttttctgtattaagGAATAAACTCCGTACTCTATctaaactttatattttaaaacacagCATACTTCAATCTCTTATATCTCTCCCATAGCCACTTTTTATTAAACATGTCTGTTCTTCaaagcaaatataaataaaatggctACAAGTTCCTCAATTTTCTGTCTTGGTCCTGGTTTAGAAATCCAAAATAAGCAACAACTTCTacaaatgtctgtctgtctggtttatccattatccatccattatctatacaccgcttaatcctcactagggtcgcggggggtgctggagcctatcccagctgactcgggcgaaggcaggggacaccctagacaggtcgccagtctgtcgcagggctacatacagagacaaacaagcactctcacattcacacctacgggcaatttagaataatcaattaacctcagcatatttttggactgtgggaggaagccggagtacccggagaaaacccacgcatgcacagggagaacatgcaaactccatgcagaaagatcccgggaaagccgggacgcgaaccagggaccttctcgctgcaaggcgaaagtgctaaccactacgccactgtgcagcccctgtctGGTTTATACAAATATAAAGTGAATGTCGGGTTCGATGATAAAGctagaaaatgtattataataaaatgtttgctttcaGTCAGTATTGctaattttaccttttttttaaatgaaaaccagAAGAAAAAAGGTTAATTTTGAATTCATCCCTTgaactttgtgttttaattatgtCCCTTTACAGTAATTTGCACTTAAGGCATTTAAGTGAATCTGTGGAACAGTCTCTCAAATCATTTTGTTATTGCTATTGATGAAATCCGTATTGTATCATTTTATCACCAGACCTAAATCAATGCTCAGGTAGATttgaagctgcttttcttttgatTTAGCACCAtctcagatagatagatagatagatagatagatagatagatagatcgatagatagatagatagatagatagatagatagatagatagatagatagatagatagatagatagatagatagatagatagatagatagatagatagatagatagatagatagatagatagatacatagatactttattaatcccggcAGGTTAGTaccattaacattaaaggttagtatatactctgaaaaacttgctgtacaatactataaaaaaacagttctaattttaaaatctatagcaATACTAactgtaattaaaattcaatatacagtatttacacatttcaaggcaagGTGATTTAAAGTGGGAGAACAGTTGTATTAAACTACCTAAGGTGCATAGACATTTTACAATCACATTGGTTCTACTGTGATCATGAACAATTGAACATTAATGTCAACTGCTTGTTTGATTTGACGgtgtattttaacaattttgtATTTGTCTGTATGACTAGGAAAGATCTTTAATGTTTTACTATGCTTTCCACTAAAATGTCCACTTCCATGCCTCAAGTGTAGCCTCCATACGTGTGGCTAATGGTCAGCGTTTGGCTTTTGTACAGCAGTGCTTCTTATACACTAGCATATCACTCCTGTATGTTTTTCATCATATTCCATGAATCATCTCACAAACCCAAAACATGATCTCACTGCCCCATGGGACAGCCCCTGCACCACAGGATATTGGTTACAGCATTCCCATAAAGTTTAGAATACCTTGTTGATGGAAATATACTATCTGATGGACCCCTTCTCTCCATCTCATTCTCTTGTCAAGTattgtttttcaaacatttccacTGAGCCGTTTACATCTATTTCTTGTGTTACATAAGGAGTTGGTGTGCACTGTGGCTAAGTTCTGGTTTATCAGAGTGGAAGGTGTCATTAGTGGCTCTTTAGAGTGCCTGGGCTTGATAACAGAGCCCTCTGAGCTATAGTAATGAGATCCTCTGCAGAGATAGACCACCCAATTAACCACTTATCTCTGTAGGCACTAGTCCATCATCTTTACTGCTGCCTTTGTCATACACTAGCTCAGTGGTCATTTGAAATGTGGTGCATGAGTGCAAAAAGGTGGTTTTAAAGCATATTATTTATTGCGGTGACAgtgcttgtttcattttttaaagtcagtCTCTGCTCCTTTCTTTGCCCTTCACATTTGCCTCGTTAGCACAGAGGATTGGTACCTCAGAGCCTCAATGAGAGTGAAATGCTGATAAATATACCCAAAAATGTACATTGTATTGCTCCGGTGTGATTACTAACTCTCCATTTCATTGTTTCATAGTGATAAAAAGCCAACAGGAAATGACATCACCACCTTTggtcagaagaagaagaaggacatCTATGGCAAGAAAAATGTAAGACTGCAAACCCTTCTTGTAAAAGCACCTGATTTTGCAGGTGATATTGTTACAAGTTGTCATCTTTGCCCGACAGTGACTGAGATGTTAAACAAAAGAGTTAGGCATCTCTGTAATTAGTTTAAGTGTACTGTCgtgcagatttttaatgagaACTCTTAAGTTTCATTTGACATAGCAGCTGGTGACATTGATCTGTGAGGCCTGTGCAAATTCAGATGTGCCATTCAACTAATTAGCAGCTGCACACATCGGTCATCATGTCTGATCCCATCATAATTTCGAGTGGTGTGAAATTTCGGGCTAAAAGGTTAGTCACAGTGGTGTGTTGTACTGTTTctgtaattgcttttttttttttttttttttgtagagaaAAGGCATGGAGATGtcattagtttttcttttaaatgattattacattatttaaacatgatatttaaACCATTTCATAGTTTATGATTTGTTTAAATCCCTTTccggttttaaaaaaaaatctacaattcACAGACTATTACACAGCAAAACCGGTATATATGAGGAAACGAAGGGAGCAGTAACTAAAGTGATGCCTAAAATGTGGAAGAGAATGCTGATAATGGCTTTCCTCACCTTTCTTTGTGGGTGTTGAGGGCTGTCGGTATCCACACATGTGCCCCCGTGCATGCCGCTGTGCCTTTCAGAAATGGCAGCTcccatttcctctgcttcaagGCCCTAATTAACCACATGCAGGGGGGAGGGAGGGCAGTGAGAGATTTCAAAGGACTGAGCTTTTAGATTCTCAGAGCTGAGCTCATTACAAACTGTAATGACACAACTGGAGAATGCCAAGTGTGCGCCTTATCTTCTTCTCACTACTGATCGCAGAAAAATGGTCATCATTACTTTGCCAGTTCATGGTCATTTCCAGGCCTTTGTCACCAGCCACTAAAGCTCCTGATTATtatgctgtgtgtgtatatgtgtgtgtgtgctggagtgtgtgtgtgagagcgagAGCGAGCctgtacatgtacacacacttaCATGTGAAACCAACCTCCACTTCCATATGGCTGTCCGTTCTCTTATTCCCTCTCAGATCGCTTAAGTGCAGTATCTTTCAGTGAGATGTcttttctgtgttgtgtgtgtgaggaatAGGTTACTGAGCTCTGTTCCTGAAACCCTTCTTACGTTGGACATTTAATCTCTggcaaatatttcattttggttTCTGTCGCCCCACAGTAGCCTCTATGCTGTTAGAAGCGATAAGATACCTGGTAAGCAGTCCTGCTCCAGGTCTTTCCACATTGTCTTTACCCAGCAGTCAATGCTTGAATGGTGCATGGGAGTGGAAGCTGATAAGTGTGGTATTTTAAACAGGGTGAAGGCTTTGCTGCTCTATCCGTTTGGGGGAGGATGCCCAGCACTGAAGCGATAAAGTGGTCCCTCATTAAAAACGATTACAGCTCCTCTCGTACCCGTGCAATATGATCTGCACATACTGTACCACACTGCTCTGTCCAAATAGATTGTCCTCAAAGAGCAAAGCTGGACTTGGGTTGCATCCTTATTTTGGTATTTATTAGCATGACCTTTAATTGTTGAAAAATGCACTCTGGCACTTCTCCCT
It includes:
- the LOC111573125 gene encoding rab11 family-interacting protein 2; this encodes MSLGEQSQKWFPTHVQATVLQATGLQPKGKNGTNDAYTIIQLGKEKYSTSVAEKTLNPVWREEASFELPGLLLEGNPEVYELCLIVTHRSLVGMDKFLGQRSINLNEIFDNKERKKTDWYSLESKPGKKKKERGRIQVSIQFMRNNMTASMFDLSMKEKPRSPFSKLKDKMKGRKHESGFGDTSSAILPRSAVCDSEPSHPSFAPEPQPQPEAKVKRPLLAGAHKLSAAHSMSDLIGTHFRPKLDSMNSIDESGSTGGPHRRSQSEVPGYQDGEAHSDPFTDISDTLPQKYATLPRNRNPFEGEHGQLWDRAERKEKKEKVSLLERVTGKKEGRKTSNGGRLGSSGDLRSPNPFSGDSQADTNPFSSNYKVSDKKPTGNDITTFGQKKKKDIYGKKNEVTQESVAAYSNLSFEEVVQELIKQKEVVKKKDAHIRELEDYIDNLLVRVMEETPSILRTPYEPKKKAGKLSK